GGCGCTGGGCGTGGCCGATGTGCTCGCGGTGGCCTATTTCCGCCACCTCAAGTTCCGGGCCGATGACCCCGAATGGGAAGGCAGGGATCGCTTCCTGCTCTCCATCGGCCACTATGCCATCGCACTCTATGCCGCCCTGATCGAGGCCGGCATCGTCTCGGAAGACGAGATCGAGAACTACGGCAGCGATGAAAGCATCCTGCCCATGTCCGGCATGGCGGCCTATACACCAGGAATGGAAATCACCGGTGGTTCCCTCGGTCATGGCCTGGGGATAGGTGTCGGCATGGCCCTGGGCCTCAAGCGCAAGAGCAGCGACTCGCTCATCTACAACCTGCTCTCCGATGGTGAGCTGAACGAGGGCTCCACCTGGGAAGCGGCGGCATCGGCCGCTCACTGGAAGCTGGATAACCTGGTCGCCATCGTCGACGTCAACGACCAGCAGGCCGACGACAAGTCATCGACGGTGCTTAACTACGAGCCGATCGCGGACAAGTGGACGGCCTTCGGCTGGGAAACCTGGCGTGTCAACGGCAATGACCTGGAAGCGCTGACACAGACCTTCGACGCCGCCGTCGGCAGTCAGTCCGACAAGCCTCGCGTAATCATCTGCGACACCTTGATGGGCCGCGGCGTCCCGCTGCTGGAAACCCGCGACAAGACCCACTTCATCCGGGTGGATGAAAACGAATGGAGCGTCGCACTGGCACAGCTGGACGACGTTTACGGGATCGAGTGAGGAGACACGGCATGACAGCCAAGAAGAAGTTGAAGACCTCGGCGATGATCGCC
The Halomonas sp. M4R1S46 DNA segment above includes these coding regions:
- a CDS encoding transketolase, with amino-acid sequence MSASLSRVEPEDLEQLKQHAYRIRRNALRMGEVQGQGYVGQALGVADVLAVAYFRHLKFRADDPEWEGRDRFLLSIGHYAIALYAALIEAGIVSEDEIENYGSDESILPMSGMAAYTPGMEITGGSLGHGLGIGVGMALGLKRKSSDSLIYNLLSDGELNEGSTWEAAASAAHWKLDNLVAIVDVNDQQADDKSSTVLNYEPIADKWTAFGWETWRVNGNDLEALTQTFDAAVGSQSDKPRVIICDTLMGRGVPLLETRDKTHFIRVDENEWSVALAQLDDVYGIE